In Gulosibacter molinativorax, a single window of DNA contains:
- the mtrB gene encoding MtrAB system histidine kinase MtrB: MPQPWLQRFRDARREPASKVESITLAPSMSSEDADLNKSESLPGKWWRPSGFTANIRYLWGTSLPFRTTLIAVVLTTATVVVVAVVMGNTIARDLYTSRADQVLQEADHAVNTAQAAFDQGLETDELAITALRTQALDAALAQAPNASGFAFYRADNSAESDTVLQDIASGTVPQDLVSDEIRAALQADPQTTVYQSVSLDSEDGRPEPALVVGSTVTVPTAGTYELYLVYSMQSSQDTLDFVQRTLTISMAILVLMVGAIVGGIMRAVIRPIRVAAQTSRKLAAGHLEERIPEQGQDDIGTLARSFNDMADNLQRQIEQLEDLSQVQQRFVSDVSHELRTPLTTIRLAAGIVYARKDELEPTVARSAELLQDQIERFELLLADLLEISRYDAGAVQLLRKPNDLTLLAEDVIEGMTQVAADQGEALILRATSTHIEAEFDERRVNRVIRNLVANAIEHGEGKPILVSVDGNATAVAISVRDYGVGMTDEQQTQVFSRFWRADPSRKRTMGGSGLGLAISQEDAQLHNGRLELWSAPELGSNFRLTLPRHVDEPIVSSPLPLVPDDAGAETYTVEAADRRPEKFDEKSLETQPIELPGLGMSEDDHWEYLAGADPETGALPTNATHKESDDAGGAQAMPATGDDK, translated from the coding sequence ATGCCACAACCTTGGCTGCAGCGATTCCGCGACGCCCGCCGCGAGCCCGCGAGTAAGGTCGAGTCGATCACGCTCGCCCCGAGTATGAGCAGCGAAGACGCCGACCTCAATAAGAGCGAATCGCTGCCGGGGAAATGGTGGCGGCCGAGCGGTTTTACCGCGAATATTCGCTATCTCTGGGGCACCTCGCTGCCTTTCCGCACGACCCTCATCGCCGTCGTACTCACGACCGCGACGGTGGTTGTCGTCGCGGTCGTCATGGGGAACACGATCGCGCGCGACCTCTATACGAGCCGCGCTGACCAGGTCCTCCAAGAGGCCGACCACGCCGTCAACACGGCGCAAGCGGCGTTCGATCAGGGACTTGAGACCGATGAGCTCGCGATTACGGCGCTGCGCACCCAGGCGTTGGATGCGGCGCTAGCGCAGGCGCCGAACGCGAGCGGCTTTGCGTTCTACCGCGCCGACAATTCCGCCGAATCCGACACGGTACTGCAGGACATCGCCTCGGGAACGGTGCCGCAGGATCTCGTGAGCGACGAGATCCGCGCGGCGCTGCAGGCGGATCCGCAGACCACGGTCTACCAGTCGGTGAGCCTGGATTCCGAGGACGGGCGGCCGGAGCCAGCACTCGTGGTCGGGTCGACCGTGACCGTGCCGACCGCCGGCACGTACGAGCTCTACCTCGTGTATTCGATGCAGTCCTCGCAGGACACGCTCGACTTCGTTCAGCGCACACTGACGATCTCGATGGCGATCCTCGTGCTCATGGTCGGAGCGATTGTCGGCGGGATTATGCGCGCGGTGATCCGCCCCATCAGAGTCGCGGCACAGACCTCGCGGAAGCTCGCGGCCGGACACCTTGAAGAGCGCATCCCGGAACAGGGCCAAGACGACATCGGGACGTTGGCCCGCTCGTTTAACGACATGGCCGACAACCTGCAGCGACAGATCGAGCAGCTCGAGGATCTCTCGCAGGTGCAGCAGCGGTTCGTGTCCGACGTCTCGCACGAGCTGCGCACCCCGCTCACGACGATCAGGCTCGCGGCCGGCATTGTGTACGCGCGGAAGGACGAACTCGAACCGACCGTTGCGCGCTCGGCGGAGCTGCTCCAAGACCAGATCGAGCGCTTCGAGCTGCTGCTCGCCGACCTCCTCGAGATTTCGAGATACGACGCCGGCGCGGTCCAGCTCCTGCGCAAGCCCAACGACCTCACGCTCCTCGCGGAGGACGTGATCGAGGGCATGACCCAGGTCGCGGCCGACCAAGGCGAGGCGCTCATCCTGCGCGCGACGTCGACGCACATCGAGGCGGAGTTTGACGAGCGTCGCGTTAACCGCGTGATTCGCAACCTGGTGGCGAACGCGATCGAGCACGGCGAGGGAAAGCCCATCCTTGTCTCCGTGGATGGCAACGCCACCGCCGTGGCGATCTCGGTACGCGACTACGGCGTGGGCATGACCGACGAGCAGCAGACGCAGGTGTTTTCGCGCTTCTGGCGCGCCGACCCCTCGCGAAAGCGCACGATGGGCGGCTCGGGCCTCGGCCTGGCCATTTCGCAAGAGGATGCGCAGCTCCACAACGGACGACTCGAACTGTGGTCGGCGCCCGAGCTTGGCTCCAATTTCCGGCTGACGCTCCCGCGCCACGTCGACGAGCCGATCGTCTCCTCGCCGCTGCCGCTTGTGCCCGATGACGCGGGCGCCGAGACCTACACCGTCGAAGCGGCGGACCGACGCCCAGAGAAATTCGACGAGAAGAGTCTTGAGACACAGCCGATCGAACTGCCCGGACTTGGCATGAGCGAGGACGACCACTGGGAGTACCTTGCCGGGGCGGACCCGGAGACCGGGGCATTGCCGACGAACGCCACCCACAAGGAATCCGATGATGCGGGCGGGGCGCAAGCCATGCCCGCGACGGGAGATGACAAGTGA
- the mtrA gene encoding MtrAB system response regulator MtrA, giving the protein MSEKILVVDDDTALAEMIGIVLGAEGYVPEFCADGAKALDRFHETDPDLVLLDVMLPGMDGIEICGRIRAESGVPIIMLTAKSDTTDVVRGLEAGADDYIVKPFNPKELIARIKTRLRSTPAENTEIIRVGDLTINVAAHEVLRGNESINLTPLEFDLLLTLASTPNKVFSREELLEQVWGYQYKADTRLVNVHVQRLRAKVEIDPDQPKIVATVRGVGYRAGHTPA; this is encoded by the coding sequence GTGTCCGAAAAGATTCTGGTGGTTGACGACGACACTGCCCTGGCCGAGATGATCGGCATCGTTCTTGGTGCCGAGGGATACGTCCCCGAATTCTGCGCGGATGGGGCGAAGGCGCTGGACCGCTTCCACGAGACTGACCCGGACCTCGTGCTCCTCGACGTCATGCTGCCCGGCATGGACGGTATCGAGATCTGCGGTCGCATCCGTGCCGAGTCCGGTGTACCTATCATCATGCTCACCGCCAAGTCGGACACGACCGACGTCGTCCGCGGCCTCGAGGCCGGAGCGGACGACTACATCGTGAAGCCGTTCAACCCCAAGGAGCTCATCGCGCGCATCAAGACGCGCCTGCGCTCGACGCCCGCGGAGAACACCGAGATTATTCGCGTCGGCGACCTCACTATTAACGTCGCGGCCCACGAGGTCCTTCGCGGCAATGAGTCGATCAACCTCACGCCGCTTGAATTCGACCTGCTGCTGACCCTCGCATCCACCCCGAACAAGGTATTTAGCCGCGAAGAACTGCTTGAGCAGGTCTGGGGCTACCAGTACAAGGCTGACACGCGCCTCGTTAACGTGCACGTGCAGCGCCTGCGTGCCAAGGTCGAAATTGACCCGGACCAGCCGAAAATCGTGGCGACCGTGCGAGGCGTTGGCTACCGCGCCGGTCACACCCCCGCCTAA
- a CDS encoding glycerophosphoryl diester phosphodiesterase membrane domain-containing protein, which yields MTDQYPGQPGPQPQYQQPNPGGAASWDYGPSGSQYGTSAPGGWTPAPKRGIIPLRPLTFGEIFGSTFKLLRVNVGVSLGAALIVQGITTLVSAGLPVIVALWMANRISMASPSDAALLSSAMVGWLILSVIPGILLSLVGSALVQVVIVQVVAKSVLNQKARLGETFKTSWSRFWPVLGYLGLYFAVILVFSAIFALLIFWAISLGTNENFGGMAAVIILVILLSVGVTVLAIWVFTKLTFVMPAIVLETKGPIEAIRRSWTLSNGYFWRTFGIIVLMYLIVQVMSQVISGVFSLFTTFAPTFFIPTGDVATGQEAGFIALMLVFLFITILLSVLVAAIGQVLLNGSAVIMYTDLRMRKEGLNIHLQNAVEEYSAGREPEQDPWLAPDLGPTTVPGTFSAGAGAGAGAYGAAGYGAAGYGAGGYGAGGYGAAGYPQQGYPQTVYGQAGYQQGSPQPGYAQPGHQQPGYQQADPQQDAPQPGYAQPGYQQGYPQQDASQQGYAAADSYPQPQSDERPSHLPEQQAPWVSQPWPEESSTQRVDPIGPVSPYASTGRDETAGSGDSPASEGQPQDTGHDNRTRDDQTDDGGANGGTRQ from the coding sequence GTGACCGATCAGTACCCGGGCCAGCCCGGACCTCAGCCGCAATATCAGCAACCAAACCCCGGTGGGGCAGCTTCCTGGGATTACGGCCCTTCGGGTTCGCAATATGGCACCTCGGCACCCGGCGGCTGGACGCCCGCCCCGAAGCGAGGCATCATCCCGCTTCGGCCCCTGACCTTCGGCGAGATCTTCGGGTCGACGTTCAAGCTCCTCCGCGTCAACGTCGGCGTCTCCCTCGGCGCCGCGCTCATCGTTCAGGGCATTACGACGCTCGTCTCGGCGGGCCTTCCCGTCATTGTCGCCCTGTGGATGGCGAACCGCATCAGCATGGCTTCGCCGAGCGACGCTGCCCTGTTGTCTTCCGCCATGGTTGGCTGGCTCATCCTGTCCGTCATCCCGGGAATCTTGCTCTCGCTAGTCGGCTCCGCACTCGTGCAGGTGGTGATCGTCCAGGTCGTCGCGAAGAGCGTGCTGAATCAAAAGGCCCGACTCGGCGAGACCTTCAAGACCAGCTGGAGCAGGTTCTGGCCCGTGCTCGGGTACCTGGGGCTCTACTTTGCGGTGATTCTGGTATTCAGCGCGATCTTCGCCCTATTGATTTTCTGGGCCATCTCGCTCGGCACGAATGAGAATTTCGGTGGCATGGCGGCAGTGATCATCCTCGTGATCCTGCTGTCTGTCGGCGTCACTGTGCTTGCAATTTGGGTATTCACGAAGCTGACCTTCGTGATGCCCGCGATTGTGCTCGAAACGAAGGGCCCGATCGAGGCGATCCGACGCTCGTGGACCCTATCGAACGGCTACTTCTGGCGCACTTTCGGAATCATCGTGCTGATGTATCTGATCGTGCAGGTCATGTCGCAGGTCATCAGCGGTGTCTTTAGCCTGTTCACGACCTTTGCTCCTACCTTCTTCATCCCGACCGGCGATGTCGCCACCGGGCAGGAAGCCGGCTTCATTGCGCTTATGCTCGTGTTCCTGTTCATCACAATCCTGTTGTCCGTCCTCGTCGCGGCAATCGGCCAGGTCCTATTGAACGGCAGCGCCGTGATCATGTACACCGACCTCCGGATGCGCAAAGAGGGCCTCAATATTCACCTCCAGAACGCGGTCGAGGAGTACTCGGCTGGCCGCGAGCCCGAGCAGGACCCGTGGCTCGCCCCAGATCTCGGCCCGACGACGGTGCCCGGCACGTTTTCCGCGGGGGCTGGTGCCGGCGCAGGTGCGTACGGCGCGGCAGGGTACGGTGCCGCCGGTTACGGTGCGGGTGGGTACGGTGCGGGTGGGTACGGTGCCGCCGGGTACCCGCAGCAGGGATACCCGCAGACCGTCTATGGCCAAGCCGGTTACCAACAGGGCTCCCCGCAGCCTGGTTACGCACAGCCCGGCCATCAGCAGCCCGGCTACCAGCAGGCCGACCCGCAGCAGGATGCACCTCAGCCGGGATACGCTCAGCCCGGTTACCAGCAGGGCTACCCGCAGCAGGATGCGAGTCAGCAGGGCTACGCGGCTGCGGATTCCTATCCGCAGCCGCAGTCGGATGAGCGTCCCAGCCATCTCCCCGAGCAGCAGGCACCCTGGGTGAGCCAGCCCTGGCCGGAGGAATCGAGCACGCAGCGCGTTGACCCGATCGGGCCGGTCTCGCCGTACGCATCCACCGGCCGCGACGAGACGGCCGGAAGCGGCGACTCACCCGCGTCCGAGGGACAGCCGCAAGACACCGGGCACGACAACCGCACGCGTGACGATCAGACCGACGACGGCGGGGCGAACGGAGGCACCCGGCAGTGA
- a CDS encoding DUF4129 domain-containing protein — protein sequence MIPPLSVMAGASFVRGAVPPLEPDEDTAREWLVRELAKSEYQNAKPNPIDEFFNRIWEWIASLFSTDGTGGLGINPAWIFVILAIVLVVIAVVIFGRPRAIARRRAANQSVFLEDDDRSVAELRAAADQAARASDWGLATTERFRAISRSLSDRTLISMRPGTTAQGVARAAATPFPDEAGPLRDAANVFDEVRYLGHTTDASAYEVVRDLDLRLENKRPATLIPAETVAR from the coding sequence GTGATTCCGCCGCTGTCAGTCATGGCAGGCGCATCCTTCGTTCGGGGCGCCGTGCCGCCGCTTGAACCCGACGAAGACACCGCCCGCGAATGGCTCGTCAGGGAGCTCGCGAAGTCCGAATACCAAAACGCGAAGCCGAACCCCATCGACGAGTTCTTCAATCGCATCTGGGAATGGATCGCCTCGCTGTTCAGCACGGATGGTACGGGCGGACTTGGGATCAATCCCGCCTGGATCTTCGTCATTCTGGCGATCGTCTTGGTCGTGATCGCGGTCGTCATTTTCGGCCGCCCCCGGGCGATTGCCCGGCGCCGTGCGGCCAATCAGTCGGTGTTCCTCGAAGATGATGATCGGTCCGTCGCGGAGCTGCGTGCCGCCGCAGACCAGGCGGCCCGCGCATCCGACTGGGGCCTCGCGACGACCGAGCGATTCCGCGCAATCAGCCGCTCGCTGAGCGACCGCACGCTGATCTCGATGCGCCCGGGCACGACGGCGCAAGGCGTCGCGCGCGCCGCGGCTACGCCCTTCCCGGATGAAGCTGGCCCGCTCCGCGACGCCGCGAATGTCTTCGACGAGGTGCGGTATCTCGGTCACACAACGGATGCCTCGGCCTACGAGGTCGTGCGAGATCTCGATCTTCGTCTCGAGAACAAGCGTCCGGCAACCCTCATCCCCGCCGAAACGGTGGCACGATGA
- a CDS encoding DUF4350 domain-containing protein, whose amino-acid sequence MMTATSHANDTANDTANDTANDTASNAAPATAQASGAASATAQAESLTPDARQWWRRSQRWFWIALLVLLVALVSIATFGGMAVNSNRFLDPTSPSPSGAQALVTVLDEQGIEFTHAENSAELDAALAADGSKTLVVEDPFYALQEDDWAALLDVGADRIVVLSASFPSMTLTEQVAQPEGNFEVKLDADGGVINESMPDRFEAGSCSAPLAVNAPAITNLGGREFMPVGDAVGCYQVRDGFALIIGEATPGGPEIAVLGALSNLTNESITLDANAAMALNLLGTNDQVVWYTPSPSDYTDGGPTFGDYIPQWLMPVLLLIYLAGFATILWRGRRFGPLVTERLPVTVPANETLEGRARLYDASNARLRALDSIRVGTISRLADLTGVGPGASTEEVIAATAGLAGVPREHAHRVLLSGEPQTDRDLVDLANAAAELERRVRATTGRPKRKRKARESSATQPSASTGASASTVPGASTPATTNAQDATTETATTHTNDTQPDDSGNSGERA is encoded by the coding sequence ATGATGACAGCCACGTCCCACGCCAATGACACTGCCAATGACACTGCCAATGACACGGCCAATGACACGGCCAGCAATGCCGCCCCCGCGACGGCACAAGCAAGCGGCGCGGCCTCAGCGACAGCCCAAGCAGAATCGCTGACCCCGGATGCACGCCAGTGGTGGCGCCGGAGCCAGCGTTGGTTCTGGATCGCCCTCCTCGTCCTGCTTGTCGCCCTCGTCTCGATCGCGACATTCGGCGGCATGGCCGTCAATTCGAACCGTTTTCTCGACCCCACATCGCCGTCCCCGTCGGGTGCGCAGGCCCTCGTCACCGTCCTAGACGAACAGGGCATCGAGTTCACGCATGCGGAGAACAGTGCCGAGCTCGACGCGGCGCTGGCCGCGGACGGCTCGAAAACACTCGTCGTCGAGGATCCCTTTTATGCGCTCCAGGAAGACGACTGGGCCGCACTCCTTGATGTTGGTGCGGATCGCATCGTGGTGCTGTCGGCTTCGTTTCCCTCGATGACGTTGACCGAGCAGGTCGCGCAGCCCGAGGGCAATTTCGAAGTGAAGCTGGATGCGGATGGCGGGGTGATCAATGAGTCCATGCCCGATCGCTTTGAAGCAGGGAGTTGCTCGGCGCCACTCGCCGTGAATGCGCCCGCGATCACAAATCTCGGCGGCCGGGAATTTATGCCAGTCGGCGACGCGGTGGGCTGCTATCAGGTCCGGGACGGCTTCGCGCTCATCATCGGCGAGGCCACGCCTGGCGGGCCCGAAATTGCGGTGCTCGGCGCGCTCTCGAACCTGACGAACGAGAGCATCACCCTCGACGCGAACGCAGCGATGGCGCTCAACCTGCTGGGCACGAACGACCAGGTGGTTTGGTACACCCCGAGCCCAAGTGATTACACCGACGGCGGCCCGACGTTTGGTGACTACATCCCGCAGTGGCTCATGCCGGTGCTGCTCCTGATTTATCTCGCGGGCTTCGCCACGATTCTCTGGCGCGGCCGACGCTTCGGCCCGCTCGTGACCGAGCGTCTGCCAGTAACGGTGCCGGCAAACGAAACCCTCGAGGGCCGCGCCCGCCTCTACGATGCGAGCAACGCGAGGCTGCGGGCGCTCGATTCGATCCGAGTGGGGACCATCTCACGACTCGCCGATCTCACCGGAGTCGGACCCGGCGCATCCACCGAGGAAGTTATCGCCGCAACCGCCGGGCTCGCCGGCGTGCCACGCGAGCACGCCCACCGCGTCTTGCTCTCGGGCGAGCCGCAGACCGACCGCGACCTGGTCGACCTCGCGAACGCCGCCGCGGAGCTCGAGCGACGCGTGCGCGCGACGACCGGCAGACCGAAGCGAAAGCGCAAAGCGCGCGAGTCCTCGGCAACGCAACCCAGCGCATCCACCGGAGCCAGCGCATCCACCGTGCCCGGCGCATCCACCCCGGCGACGACCAACGCGCAGGATGCTACAACGGAGACCGCGACCACGCACACGAACGACACGCAACCAGACGATTCAGGGAATTCAGGAGAACGCGCATGA
- a CDS encoding AAA family ATPase — protein MTNEIRAKLGQVRAEVAKSVVGQDQAVEGIVIALLSGGHVLLEGVPGTAKTLLVRTISQVLELDTKRVQFTPDMMPGDVTGSLVFNTKIGDFEFRDGPVFTNLLLADEINRTPPKTQSALLEAMEERQVSADGVTRPLPDPFMVAATMNPIEYEGTYTLPEAQLDRFLLKLVLDLPPRDAEIEVLRRHAGGFNPRDLQSAGVRKVLNADELRRAQREAHATRISGDIVAYIVDLARATRQSPSVRMGVSPRGATALLNAAKASAYLYGYDAVTPDHVQRMVLPTWRHRLALEPEAEIEGVSSDSILRSIMQQVQVPI, from the coding sequence ATGACGAATGAGATTCGAGCCAAACTCGGCCAGGTTCGCGCCGAGGTCGCAAAATCGGTGGTCGGGCAGGATCAGGCCGTCGAGGGCATCGTGATCGCGCTGCTCTCCGGCGGCCACGTACTGCTCGAGGGCGTGCCGGGAACCGCGAAGACCCTGCTGGTGCGGACCATCAGCCAAGTGCTCGAGCTCGACACCAAGCGCGTCCAGTTCACGCCCGACATGATGCCCGGCGACGTGACCGGCTCGCTCGTTTTCAATACCAAGATCGGTGACTTCGAGTTCCGCGACGGTCCGGTATTCACGAACTTGCTGCTCGCGGACGAGATCAACCGCACGCCGCCGAAGACCCAGTCGGCGCTGCTCGAGGCGATGGAGGAACGCCAGGTCTCAGCGGATGGCGTGACCCGGCCGCTGCCAGATCCGTTCATGGTCGCCGCGACGATGAACCCGATCGAATACGAGGGCACCTACACGCTGCCCGAGGCGCAGCTCGACCGATTCCTGCTCAAGCTCGTGCTCGACCTGCCGCCGCGCGACGCCGAAATCGAGGTGCTGCGCCGCCACGCGGGCGGCTTCAACCCGCGGGACCTCCAGTCCGCTGGCGTGCGCAAGGTATTGAACGCGGATGAGCTGCGACGGGCTCAGCGAGAGGCGCACGCGACGCGGATCAGCGGCGATATCGTCGCCTATATCGTCGATCTCGCGCGGGCGACCCGCCAGTCCCCCTCGGTGCGGATGGGCGTGTCACCTCGAGGTGCGACGGCGCTGCTGAACGCCGCCAAGGCAAGCGCCTACCTGTACGGCTACGACGCCGTGACCCCCGATCACGTGCAGCGCATGGTGCTGCCGACCTGGCGCCACCGCCTCGCGCTCGAGCCCGAGGCCGAGATCGAGGGCGTCTCGAGCGACTCGATTCTGCGCTCGATCATGCAGCAGGTGCAGGTGCCCATCTAA
- a CDS encoding DUF58 domain-containing protein, protein MAISGIYVGVLLVGMLPIMLFGTSPTSAFGTLGLVVAIWLLLGLVDWVLAAPARKVSIERELPDRVRLGETLTSTLFVTNLGPRTLRAVIRDGWEPSAGAPRMRVKRFIPVGERRAVHTALKPWRRGDRRSEFVVIRSWGPLHLTARQAVLKAPGRVRILPPFNSRKHLPSRIARLRELDGQTTLQVRGQGTEFDSLRDYVRGDDVRSIDWRATARQQELVVRTWRPERDRRVIIVIDSGRTAAARIEDETRLDTAIESALLLAALATRAGDRVELVAFDQRVRARVQGFSGSVLLSKITDAMANVEPELIEMNWQEVPRLVREVTTHRALVVLLTTADNAGTARGLLEMLPSITHQHLVMVASVIDPETEELAEELSDRDAVMRAAAAERAMLDAGQVRRTMTRLGADAVAATPYELPPRVADRYLELKKAGRL, encoded by the coding sequence ATGGCCATCAGCGGTATCTACGTCGGAGTGCTGCTGGTGGGGATGCTGCCGATCATGCTGTTCGGCACCTCCCCCACCAGCGCATTTGGCACGCTCGGCCTCGTGGTTGCGATCTGGCTCCTCCTCGGCCTCGTCGACTGGGTGCTCGCGGCCCCTGCGCGCAAGGTGTCGATCGAGCGCGAGCTGCCCGATCGAGTCCGACTCGGCGAGACCTTGACCTCCACCCTGTTCGTGACGAACCTCGGCCCGCGCACGCTGCGGGCGGTCATTCGCGACGGCTGGGAGCCGTCCGCCGGGGCTCCAAGGATGCGCGTCAAGCGATTCATTCCCGTCGGCGAGCGGCGCGCGGTACATACGGCCTTGAAGCCGTGGCGCCGCGGCGACCGGCGCAGCGAGTTCGTCGTGATCCGCTCGTGGGGCCCGTTGCACCTCACCGCCCGCCAGGCCGTGTTGAAGGCGCCAGGCCGGGTGCGCATCCTCCCGCCGTTTAATTCGAGGAAGCACCTGCCGTCGCGCATCGCGAGGCTTCGCGAGCTGGATGGGCAGACCACCCTGCAGGTGCGCGGCCAGGGCACCGAATTCGATTCGCTGCGCGACTACGTGCGCGGCGATGACGTGCGCTCGATCGACTGGCGCGCGACGGCACGACAGCAGGAGCTCGTCGTGCGCACCTGGCGACCGGAACGTGATCGCCGCGTGATCATCGTTATCGATTCGGGTCGCACCGCGGCGGCACGCATCGAGGATGAGACGCGGCTCGATACCGCGATCGAGTCGGCCTTGCTGCTCGCGGCGCTGGCGACTCGTGCCGGTGACCGCGTCGAGCTCGTTGCATTCGACCAGCGCGTTCGAGCGCGCGTGCAGGGGTTCTCGGGCTCGGTACTGCTGTCGAAGATCACGGATGCGATGGCAAACGTCGAGCCCGAGCTGATCGAGATGAATTGGCAGGAGGTGCCGCGGCTCGTTCGCGAGGTCACGACGCACCGCGCGCTTGTCGTGCTGCTGACGACCGCAGACAACGCGGGGACCGCGCGAGGGCTTCTCGAGATGCTTCCTTCAATCACGCATCAGCACCTTGTCATGGTCGCGTCGGTGATCGACCCCGAGACGGAGGAACTCGCCGAAGAGCTGTCGGATCGCGACGCGGTGATGCGCGCCGCTGCCGCCGAGCGCGCGATGCTGGATGCGGGGCAGGTTCGCCGCACCATGACGCGACTCGGGGCGGATGCAGTGGCCGCGACGCCGTACGAGCTGCCGCCTCGCGTCGCCGATCGGTACCTCGAGCTGAAGAAGGCCGGGCGGCTATAA
- a CDS encoding HNH endonuclease signature motif containing protein codes for MSENEPPNTPDDSPHEPHPDTYTHHRDRLTEATTTCTRSEESTTARSRLIRDTYKTAQLMLGQADAITLHTLAAAYQLADTLATADAAGDPDGHTFLHDRDRRFAWQLRSLMGELSLVIRDTDTALRNRAHDAHTLVTCYPEWVDAIAEARITLRHARELLRGVSALHLSDAVALAERALRYAASHAVHETRKYVDREAAKLAAEDFEAAHARERAARYVSVRPEAYGMATLFAYLPLEQATAIHEILTRQARALREDQQRDADAARATGADGVGLDSAARADTARADTARADAAGSADGAATADSAPAADSAPAASGVTGDTVAPDTRTTAQLKADIFAETLLTATPESILTSPTAGAARITATVNITIPVLTLLEGRVDGSDPALLDGIAPIGFDTARQLAASAPGWQRILTHPITGHAVSVDTYTPSASLRRFVQIRDTTCRHPGCARPATASDLDHTIPYVDGGATSQSNLAALCRPHHVQKHHAGWGVRHVGRGVFEFTTPLGHTTVTEPATHGPRFHPTGERVDGPATNSGSGPADEAPAGQNGSDDQPPF; via the coding sequence ATGTCCGAGAACGAACCGCCCAACACTCCCGACGATTCCCCGCACGAGCCACACCCCGACACCTACACCCACCACCGCGACCGACTCACCGAAGCCACCACAACCTGCACCAGGTCGGAGGAATCAACCACCGCCCGCTCGCGACTGATCCGCGACACCTACAAAACCGCCCAACTCATGCTCGGCCAAGCCGACGCGATCACCCTCCACACCCTCGCCGCCGCCTACCAACTCGCCGACACCCTCGCCACGGCTGACGCGGCGGGCGACCCGGACGGGCACACGTTCCTCCACGACCGCGACCGTCGCTTCGCGTGGCAGCTGCGGTCCCTGATGGGCGAGCTCAGCCTCGTCATACGCGACACCGACACCGCCCTGCGAAACCGTGCCCACGACGCGCACACCCTCGTGACTTGCTACCCCGAGTGGGTCGACGCGATCGCCGAAGCCCGCATCACCCTCCGCCACGCCCGCGAACTGCTCCGCGGCGTGAGCGCCCTCCACCTCAGCGACGCGGTCGCGCTCGCCGAGCGGGCGCTTCGGTATGCCGCGTCGCACGCGGTCCACGAAACCCGCAAATACGTGGACCGGGAAGCCGCGAAGCTCGCGGCCGAGGACTTCGAAGCCGCCCACGCCCGCGAACGCGCCGCACGCTACGTGTCGGTACGCCCGGAAGCATACGGGATGGCGACGCTGTTCGCGTACCTGCCGCTGGAGCAGGCCACCGCGATCCACGAGATCCTCACCCGCCAGGCCCGCGCCCTGCGCGAGGACCAGCAGCGCGACGCGGACGCGGCTCGCGCCACGGGTGCGGACGGTGTCGGTCTCGACAGCGCCGCCCGTGCCGACACCGCCCGTGCCGACACCGCCCGGGCCGACGCCGCCGGGAGCGCCGACGGTGCCGCTACTGCCGACAGTGCCCCTGCTGCCGACAGTGCCCCTGCTGCAAGCGGCGTCACGGGTGACACCGTCGCGCCGGACACGCGCACCACCGCGCAACTCAAGGCCGACATCTTCGCCGAAACCCTGCTCACCGCGACCCCCGAATCGATCCTCACGAGCCCCACCGCGGGCGCGGCGCGAATCACCGCGACCGTGAACATCACCATCCCCGTCCTCACCCTCCTCGAAGGCCGCGTCGATGGCAGCGACCCCGCCCTGCTCGACGGGATCGCGCCGATCGGGTTCGACACCGCCCGGCAGCTCGCCGCGAGCGCGCCTGGGTGGCAGCGGATCCTGACCCACCCAATCACCGGGCATGCGGTATCGGTCGACACGTACACCCCGAGCGCGAGCCTGCGCCGATTCGTGCAGATCCGCGACACGACCTGCCGCCACCCCGGCTGCGCCCGCCCCGCCACGGCGAGCGATCTCGACCACACCATCCCGTACGTCGACGGCGGGGCCACCTCACAGTCGAATCTTGCCGCGCTGTGCCGACCGCACCACGTGCAGAAACATCACGCCGGGTGGGGCGTGCGGCACGTCGGTCGCGGGGTGTTCGAGTTCACCACCCCGCTCGGCCACACCACGGTGACCGAGCCCGCGACCCACGGGCCGCGGTTCCACCCCACCGGGGAACGCGTCGACGGGCCCGCCACGAATTCGGGAAGTGGGCCCGCCGACGAGGCGCCGGCCGGACAGAACGGGAGCGACGACCAGCCCCCGTTCTAG